Proteins encoded by one window of Sebastes fasciatus isolate fSebFas1 unplaced genomic scaffold, fSebFas1.pri Scaffold_43, whole genome shotgun sequence:
- the LOC141763789 gene encoding netrin-G2-like isoform X1: MTSRGTSCLRDLQSTMSPVLPRPLPLLLLVLLGGRQTAAQFDVCRTLRGSEAGPGWEFYSCQPSPANMKEVMQIRVDPPGITCGNPPERFCTLENPYLCSDECDASSPDLSHPPQLMGDRERGGLITYWQTVTWSRYPEPLLANITLSWNKSLEVVDDIIVTFEYGRPTSMVLEKSMDKGVTWQPYQYYADDCLEAFGMSPKRVSDLAPSNLTRVICTEQYSRWVGAKEEKIMVFEVRARFGVFAGPKLINMDALYTRMETMKGLRDFFTFTNLRLRLLRPALGGTYVQRDNLLKYFYAISNIDVPARCKCNLHASQCVLRDATLQCDCDHNTSGQDCQRCSQGFKSRSWRPGSYLPLPKGTANTCEAAETAAMTPPSDSTSSPDNTDSTLSGTGTTNPITSTTLPADGTTTSTGAPTATVPEKTLAGDGASSGDTASIGSDPTNQSGDAPPTNTRINVPPPDLPPPEGAFPDVPPNVFPPDVPPPDEASSNVPPSDLSPGDVSLPDVPSPNVPPSDVPPEASSFRIPKILIDAPPPDVPPPEVPLPDVPPLDVFPPEVALPEVAPPEVAPPEIPPPEVRLPDEAPPEVPSPEVPLPDVPPPDVPPPEVPPPDAAPPDAPPEFLLPPSEGGGDAALDTTLDLSDPGPPADDLTPVDFTFPFPDDPKSADPGPSSGQDSGPVTVGDPGNVPDDSTRSVDVLGSNSVDSGLDSVPAGLDTQEAGNGGMESTGPDYPAPDSTSQGLDSRLDSPPAVDDPGVDSAGSQMEGKSSAEDSAASEPAGGSESDEKNDSEPEKTGEQKEQKVSDAREETKKKTKEGKKERDDKGYEKKATQKILIPGGPKFSQLSKIAYVTFQDCECNGHSNRCSYIDFINVVTCVSCKHNTRGQNCQYCRLGYYRNASLPLDDENTCIECECDVYGSASPHCSDAGLCQCKDGATGRRCDACLPGYTWRGGAATCTANVCDDERLICQNGGMCVDLRRCVCPDNFTGAFCEKKVCLKKSGCLDDAEGSSSSLTSHLYLLTLSLMSSTFTC, translated from the exons GAGAACCCGTACCTGTGCAGCGATGAGTGTGATGCTTCTAGCCCCGACCTGTCTCACCCCCCCCAGCTGATGGGAGacagggagaggggggggctCATCACCTACTGGCAGACGGTCACATGGTCCAGGTATCCTGAGCCCCTATTGGCCAACATCACTCTGTCTTGGAACAAGAGTCTGGAGGTGGTCGATGACATCATCGTCACCTTCGAGTACGGTCGACCAACCAGCATGGTGCTGGAGAAATCTATGGACAAAG gtgtGACATGGCAGCCTTATCAGTACTACGCTGATGACTGTCTGGAGGCGTTCGGTATGTCTCCTAAACGGGTGTCAGATTTAGCACCGAGTAACTTAACCCGGGTTATCTGTACCGAGCAGTACTCCCGCTGGGTCGGCGCCAAG GAGGAGAAGATCATGGTGTTTGAGGTGCGCGCTCGGTTCGGGGTGTTTGCGGGTCCGAAGTTGATAAACATGGACGCCCTGTACACCCGGATGGAGACGATGAAAGGTCTGAGAGACTTCTTCACCTTCACCAACCTCCGACTGAGACTCCTCCGCCCGGCGCTGGGAGGGACCTACGTCCAGAGAGACAACCTGCTGAAGTACTTCTACGCCATCTCTAACATCGACGTACCTGCCAG GTGTAAGTGTAACCTGCAcgcctctcagtgtgtgttacGAGACGCGACACTGCAGTGTGACTGTGACCACAACACCAGTGGACAGGACTGTCAGCGCTGCAGCCAAGGGTTCAAATCCCGCAGCTGGAGACCAGGATCATACCTGCCCCTGCCCAAAGGCACTGCCAACACCT GTGAAGCAGCAGAAACAGCAGCCA TGACTCCGCCCTCTGACTCCACCTCCTCACCAGACAACACAGACTCTACCCTCTCTGGGACTGGTACTACCAACCCGATCACCAGTACTACCTTACCTGCTGATGGGACTACAACATCAACCGGCGCACCAACAGCAACCGTCCCAGAGAAGACCCTGGCCGGTGACGGGGCTTCATCTGGAGATACTGCATCCATTGGGTCAGacccaaccaatcagagtggaGATGCTCCACCCACAAACACTCGGATCAATGTACCACCTCCTGATCTACCTCCTCCAGAAGGAGCCTTTCCAGATGTACCCCCCAATGTATTTCCTCCTGATGTACCTCCACCTGATGAAGCCTCTTCCAATGTACCTCCCTCTGATTTATCTCCTGGGGATGTATCACTTCCCGATGTGCCTTCTCCAAATGTACCTCCTTCAGATGTTCCTCCAGAAGCGTCCTCCTTTAGGATCCCAAAAATTCTGATAGATGCACCTCCTCCAGATGTACCTCCTCCTGAAGTACCACTTCCAGATGTACCTCCTCTAGATGTATTTCCTCCTGAAGTAGCTCTTCCGGAAGTAGCTCCTCCGGAAGTAGCTCCTCCTGAAATTCCTCCTCCGGAAGTACGTCTTCCTGATGAAGCTCCTCCGGAAGTACCTTCTCCTGAAGTACCTCTTCCTGATGTACCTCCTCCTGATGTACCTCCTCCTGAAGTACCCCCTCCggatgcagctcctccagatgcTCCTCCAGAATTCTTGTTGCCTCCTTCTGAAGGAGGAGGTGATGCTGCATTAGACACCACCTTAGATCTGTCTGACCCTGGCCCGCCTGCTGATGATTTGACCCCTGTGGACTTCACCTTCCCCTTTCCGGATGATCCAAAGTCAGCTGACCCTGGACCAAGCTCTGGGCAGGATTCTGGACCAGTGACTGTTGGTGATCCTGGGAACGTTCCAGATGATTCCACTCGATCTGTTGATGTTCTTGGATCAAATTCAGTCGATTCTGGACTGGATTCTGTCCCAGCAGGGCTAGATACACAGGAAGCGGGAAATGGTGGCATGGAATCAACTGGACCAGATTACCCTGCACCTGATAGTACAAGTCAAGGTCTAGACTCTAGACTGGATTCTCCTCCAGCAGTAGATGATCCAGGAGTAGACTCTGCCGGCTCTCAGATGGAAGGAAAGTCTTCTGCAGAGGATTCAGCTGCCAGTGAACCAGCAGGAGGTTCAGAGTCAGATGAAAAGAACGATTCTGAACCAGAGAAGACCGGCGAGCAAAAAGAGCAGAAAG TCAGTGACGCCAGAGAGGAAacgaagaagaaaacaaaagaagggaagaaggagagagatgaCAAAGGCTACGAGAAGAAAG CGACCCAGAAGATCCTGATTCCAGGAGGACCGAAGTTCAGTCAGCTGTCCAAGATAGCCTACGTCACCTTCCAGG aCTGTGAGTGTAACGGTCACTCCAACCGCTGTAGCTACATCGACTTCATCAACGTGGTCACCTGTgtgagctgtaaacacaacacacgAGGACAGAACTGTCAGTACTGTCGCCTCGGTTACTATAGAAACGCCTCGCTGCCGCTGGACGACGAGAACACCTGTATCG AGTGTGAATGTGACGTGTACGGCAGTGCGTCTCCTCACTGCTCGGACGCCGGTCTCTGTCAGTGTAAAGACGGCGCCACGGGGAGGCGCTGTGACGCCTGTCTACCTGGATACACCTGGCGAGGAGGCGCAGCCACCTGCACAG CCAACGTGTGTGATGACGAGCGGTTGATTTGTCAGAACGGAGGAATGTGCGTCGACCTCCGGCGCTGCGTTTGTCCAGACAATTtcacag GTGCATTCTGTGAGAAGAAAGTGTGTCTAAAGAAGAGCGGTTGCCTGGACGACGCTGagggctcctcctcctctctgacctcACACCTTTACCTGCTGACCCTCAGTCTGATGTCATCCACCTTTACCTGCTGA
- the LOC141763790 gene encoding uncharacterized protein LOC141763790, translated as GGAPGDGDGDGDGDGDGDDDDDHDDDDDDDDDDDDGGDDDDGDDDGDDGDDDDDGDDDGGDDDDGGDDGDDGDDDDDGDDDGGDDDDDDDDDDDDDDGDDDDDGDDDDDGDDDGGDDDDGGDDDDGGDDDGDGDGDDDDDHDDDDDGDGDDDDGDGDGDDDDGDGDGDDDDGDGDGDDGDDGDGDDDDDHDDDNDGDDGDDDDGDDDDDDHDDDDDGDGDGDDDDGDGDDDDDDGDGDDDDGDGDGDGDDDDDDGDGDGDDDDDHDDDGDGDDDDDHDDDDDDDDDDDGDDDDDGDDDDDHDDDGDDDDDHDDDDDGDVMVMVVMMMMMMVMVMVMMVMVMMMMVMVMVMMMMIMMMMMMVMVMVMMMMIMMMMVMVMMMMIMMMMMMMMMMVMMMMMVMMMMIMMMMVMMMMIMMMMMMVM; from the coding sequence GGTGGAGCAcctggtgatggtgatggtgatggtgatggtgatggtgatggtgatgatgatgatgatcatgatgatgatgatgatgatgatgatgatgatgatgatggtggtgatgatgatgatggtgatgatgatggtgatgatggtgatgatgatgatgatggtgatgatgatggtggtgatgatgatgatggtggtgatgatggtgatgatggtgatgatgatgatgatggtgatgatgatggtggtgatgatgatgatgatgatgatgatgatgatgatgatgatgatggtgatgatgatgatgatggtgatgatgatgatgatggtgatgatgatggtggtgatgatgatgatggtggtgatgatgatgatggtggtgatgatgatggtgatggtgatggtgatgatgatgatgatcatgatgatgatgatgatggtgatggtgatgatgatgatggtgatggtgatggtgatgatgatgatggtgatggtgatggtgatgatgatgatggtgatggtgatggtgatgatggtgatgatggtgatggtgatgatgatgatgatcatgatgatgataatgatggtgatgatggtgatgatgatgatggtgatgatgatgatgatgatcatgatgatgatgatgatggtgatggtgatggtgatgatgatgatggtgatggtgatgatgatgatgatgatggtgatggtgatgatgatgatggtgatggtgatggtgatggtgatgatgatgatgatgatggtgatggtgatggtgatgatgatgatgatcatgatgatgatggtgatggtgatgatgatgatgatcatgatgatgatgatgatgatgatgatgatgatgatggtgatgatgatgatgatggtgatgatgatgatgatcatgatgatgatggtgatgatgatgatgatcatgatgatgatgatgatggtgatgtgatggtgatggtggtgatgatgatgatgatgatggtgatggtgatggtgatgatggtgatggtgatgatgatgatggtgatggtgatggtgatgatgatgatgatcatgatgatgatgatgatggtgatggtgatggtgatgatgatgatgatcatgatgatgatggtgatggtgatgatgatgatgatcatgatgatgatgatgatgatgatgatgatggtgatgatgatgatgatggtgatgatgatgatgatcatgatgatgatggtgatgatgatgatgatcatgatgatgatgatgatggtgatgtga